In Nitrospirota bacterium, the following are encoded in one genomic region:
- the pstB gene encoding phosphate ABC transporter ATP-binding protein yields the protein MSTQAVMSHNTGDNDVVIDCNIKDLHYGTFKAVRDTHIPIKRNRITAFIGPSGCGKSTVLRCLNRMNDIVRGFRFRGHVHFVGRDIYHPSVDAVSVRRFIGMVFQQPNPFAMSVYNNVAFGLKLNRYKGSVAEKVEEALRRAALWDEVSDKLQKSGLSLSGGQQQRLCIARAIATDPQVLLMDEPCSALDPIATRKIEELMLELKTRYTIAIVTHNLQQAQRVADDTGFLYVDTSEGGRTGYLVEFGDSRQIFDDPKEKYTKEYISGQFS from the coding sequence ATGTCCACTCAAGCCGTCATGTCTCACAATACCGGTGACAACGACGTAGTAATAGACTGCAATATAAAGGACCTTCACTATGGTACTTTCAAAGCGGTACGGGACACACATATTCCAATAAAAAGAAATCGGATAACTGCCTTTATAGGCCCCTCAGGGTGTGGTAAGAGCACGGTTTTGCGCTGCCTTAACAGGATGAACGATATTGTACGCGGCTTCCGCTTCAGAGGACACGTACACTTTGTGGGGCGTGATATATATCACCCCTCAGTTGATGCAGTATCCGTACGCCGTTTTATAGGCATGGTGTTTCAACAGCCAAACCCATTTGCCATGAGCGTTTACAATAATGTAGCCTTCGGGTTGAAACTTAACAGATACAAGGGATCGGTTGCAGAAAAGGTGGAGGAGGCACTGAGACGTGCCGCACTGTGGGACGAGGTCAGTGACAAGCTCCAAAAGAGCGGGCTTTCACTCTCCGGAGGACAGCAACAGCGGCTTTGCATTGCAAGAGCAATAGCTACCGACCCGCAGGTGCTGTTGATGGACGAGCCATGTTCTGCCCTTGACCCAATAGCCACACGTAAAATCGAGGAACTCATGCTGGAGCTGAAAACACGTTATACCATAGCAATCGTTACGCATAACCTTCAGCAGGCACAGAGAGTTGCCGACGATACCGGATTCCTTTACGTGGATACATCGGAGGGTGGACGCACCGGTTATCTTGTAGAATTTGGTGATTCAAGACAGATTTTTGACGATCCTAAAGAAAAATATACAAAAGAATATATAAGTGGCCAGTTCAGTTAG
- the pstA gene encoding phosphate ABC transporter permease PstA, with product MATRDKETQLKPASLSPAGKNLNTYGDIDVAELERSLLKPRTLFNHLLIAFITVLTLAALLPLFSVLWMLIWKGSHNLNFGIFTQLPPSPMEEGGGFGNAILGTFIMVTLALMISVPIGVLGAIYLSQSDMDNGFANAVRFAAKVLTGLPSILAGVFAYGMLVLTMGGYSAIAGGVALSILMLPTIILTSEEAIRMVPLKMKEAAIGMGTTEAQTVWMVLLPTALPGILTGVILALARAAGETAPLLFTALFSNYWPGLNGLTDLKQPTASLAVLIYNFAGVPFENQVNLAWTAALVLVGMVLITNLTGQFFSRRRIMNQ from the coding sequence ATGGCCACCAGAGATAAGGAAACGCAACTGAAGCCCGCATCACTTTCTCCGGCAGGTAAGAATTTGAACACGTATGGGGATATTGACGTTGCCGAGCTGGAAAGATCCCTTCTTAAGCCCAGGACTTTATTCAATCATCTACTAATTGCTTTCATTACCGTTTTAACTCTTGCAGCGTTGCTTCCGCTGTTTTCCGTCTTATGGATGCTTATATGGAAAGGCAGCCACAATTTGAATTTCGGCATTTTTACTCAATTGCCGCCATCGCCGATGGAAGAGGGTGGCGGTTTTGGAAACGCAATTTTAGGAACTTTCATCATGGTTACATTAGCCTTGATGATTAGTGTCCCCATAGGAGTACTAGGTGCAATCTATCTGTCTCAGTCAGATATGGACAATGGTTTTGCCAATGCTGTCAGGTTTGCAGCCAAAGTGCTGACAGGACTTCCCTCAATTCTTGCAGGGGTGTTTGCATACGGGATGTTGGTATTAACAATGGGGGGTTATTCGGCAATTGCCGGAGGTGTTGCTCTTTCTATTCTTATGCTGCCCACAATTATTCTTACGTCTGAGGAAGCTATCCGGATGGTGCCATTAAAGATGAAAGAAGCAGCCATCGGCATGGGAACCACAGAGGCTCAGACTGTTTGGATGGTGTTACTGCCAACGGCTTTACCCGGTATTCTTACTGGCGTTATTCTTGCTTTGGCGCGTGCAGCTGGTGAGACCGCGCCTCTGCTTTTTACGGCACTGTTTTCAAATTATTGGCCTGGCTTAAACGGGCTGACAGATTTAAAGCAGCCAACCGCGTCGCTTGCCGTGCTTATCTATAACTTTGCCGGTGTTCCTTTTGAAAACCAGGTAAATCTGGCATGGACAGCTGCACTGGTGTTGGTTGGCATGGTGTTGATAACAAATCTTACAGGACAGTTTTTTTCCCGTCGCCGAATTATGAATCAATAA